One window of the Crateriforma spongiae genome contains the following:
- a CDS encoding metal ABC transporter solute-binding protein, Zn/Mn family: protein MSSRRTPHTVNAPPRCLGIGFLVFITCWIGCGKPSDSQSKTTGSGAMIRVIATTGMVADLARAVGGDRVDVVQVIGAGVDPHLYNPSRDDVALIMSGDLIFYSGLMLEGKLADTLVQVGRSKPVYAVTERIDKEYLLMPDDAAGHADPHVWMDASAWSQCVDVVAEALAEFSGDDAEAFRQNASAYQSELEELHQYAKETLATIPRESRVMITSHDAFNYFGRAYDLEVLGVQGLSTESEAGLQQINELVDLLVQRKVQAVFTESSVSPKNIKALIEGAAAQGFEIRLGGVLFSDAMGPQGTYEGTYVGMLDHNVTTVARALGGQAPESGMQGKLNSVKEHPSS from the coding sequence ATGTCATCGCGACGCACGCCGCACACCGTTAATGCACCGCCGCGATGCTTGGGTATCGGTTTTTTGGTGTTCATCACTTGTTGGATTGGGTGCGGTAAACCGTCTGACAGTCAATCGAAAACGACCGGCTCCGGTGCAATGATCCGTGTCATTGCGACGACGGGCATGGTGGCTGACTTGGCCCGTGCGGTCGGCGGGGATCGCGTTGACGTGGTCCAGGTGATCGGTGCCGGCGTTGACCCGCACTTGTACAATCCGTCGCGTGACGACGTGGCGTTGATCATGTCGGGTGACCTGATCTTTTATTCCGGATTGATGCTGGAAGGAAAACTGGCGGACACCCTGGTCCAGGTCGGACGCAGCAAGCCCGTTTATGCGGTCACCGAGAGGATCGACAAGGAATACTTGTTGATGCCAGATGACGCTGCGGGGCATGCCGATCCACACGTGTGGATGGACGCGTCCGCTTGGTCGCAGTGCGTCGACGTTGTCGCGGAAGCCTTGGCCGAATTTTCGGGCGACGATGCCGAAGCGTTCCGGCAAAATGCGTCGGCGTATCAGTCGGAATTGGAAGAATTGCACCAGTATGCCAAGGAAACCTTGGCGACGATTCCCAGGGAAAGCCGGGTGATGATCACATCACACGATGCGTTCAACTATTTTGGTCGTGCCTACGATTTGGAAGTCTTGGGCGTGCAAGGCCTTTCGACCGAATCGGAAGCGGGCCTGCAGCAGATCAATGAATTGGTCGATTTGTTGGTGCAGCGGAAAGTACAGGCGGTGTTTACCGAAAGCAGTGTGTCGCCCAAAAACATCAAGGCCTTGATCGAAGGTGCCGCCGCACAGGGGTTCGAGATTCGGTTGGGCGGCGTTTTGTTTTCCGATGCAATGGGGCCGCAAGGGACTTACGAAGGAACCTACGTTGGCATGCTGGATCACAACGTGACGACCGTCGCGCGTGCGTTAGGCGGCCAGGCACCAGAATCGGGAATGCAGGGCAAATTGAACTCCGTCAAAGAACACCCATCGTCATGA
- a CDS encoding metal ABC transporter ATP-binding protein, which translates to MTATGSTVNAASSGASSSNGTSSSGTAVTADTSVPLSVDDLTVAYHRKPVIWDVGFDLPAGSLVGVIGPNGAGKSTLLKAIMDLVPRASGRVRVFGDTYKHQRSRVGYVPQRETVDWDFPVDALEVVTMGLYRQIGWCMPVRKKHRRAAMDALEQVGIPHLAKRQISQLSGGQQQRTFLARALVQNADLYLMDEPFAAVDAATERAIVEILRQMKALQKTVVVIHHDLQTVADFFDYVVLLNMRVVAHGPVDEVFTSENLQKTYGGRLTLLDEVTEAMRRRERSL; encoded by the coding sequence ATGACCGCCACCGGTTCCACCGTCAACGCAGCGTCGTCCGGCGCATCATCTTCAAATGGAACGTCATCCAGCGGTACTGCGGTGACCGCCGACACGTCGGTTCCCTTGTCGGTGGATGACCTGACCGTGGCGTATCACCGCAAACCGGTCATCTGGGATGTGGGGTTTGATCTGCCCGCCGGATCGCTGGTCGGCGTGATCGGTCCAAACGGGGCGGGTAAGAGCACGTTGTTGAAGGCGATCATGGACCTGGTGCCACGCGCGTCGGGCCGAGTTCGCGTGTTCGGTGACACTTACAAGCATCAGCGTAGTCGCGTCGGTTACGTTCCCCAGCGCGAAACGGTCGACTGGGATTTTCCAGTGGATGCGTTGGAGGTCGTCACGATGGGGCTGTACCGGCAAATCGGCTGGTGCATGCCGGTACGCAAAAAACATCGTCGGGCGGCGATGGATGCACTGGAACAAGTCGGCATCCCGCATTTGGCGAAACGTCAAATCAGTCAACTGTCCGGCGGACAACAACAACGGACCTTCTTGGCTCGCGCGTTGGTCCAAAACGCGGATCTGTATTTGATGGACGAACCGTTCGCGGCGGTCGATGCGGCCACCGAGCGAGCGATTGTTGAGATCTTGCGACAGATGAAGGCGTTGCAAAAGACGGTGGTCGTCATCCATCACGATTTGCAAACCGTGGCGGACTTTTTCGACTACGTCGTTCTGTTGAACATGCGCGTGGTTGCCCATGGTCCGGTCGACGAAGTGTTCACGTCGGAGAATCTTCAAAAGACTTATGGCGGACGTCTGACGCTGTTGGACGAAGTCACCGAAGCGATGCGGCGAAGGGAACGCAGTCTGTGA